Part of the Niallia alba genome is shown below.
ATGAGACACAACTATACATTCAATATCCTGTAGCATATGAAGTGGCAGCACCGAATCATAAGGTAAATACACTCGTTTGATCCCAAGTTGCCTTGCCGCAATAACAGCAGGTAGTATCCCTTCCCCACTCGCAACCGAACCATCAAGGGATAACGCCCCAATGAACGCCGTATCTGTGGGAATTTCACGCTTCACCTCCCCCAGTTCCTTCAAAGCAGCAATTGCGATAGCCAGATCAAATAGCGAACCATTTTTCTTTTGATCAGGCGGAGATAGATTCACAACTACCTTCTTATCCGTCACATCCAAATCAAAATGAGCAATCGACGCCAACACCCTCTCTCGAGACTCCTTAACAGAAGCATCAGGCAACCCAACAATCACCATAGACTCCGTGTCCTGCGATATCCGCACCTCCACCTGCACACGGTAGCCCTCCAAACCTTTCAAACCAATACTTGAAACTTTTGAAGTCATACAACTCCCTCCAAACTATTTATTTTTATAGTACGATGAATGAAAATTAACCGAGAAAGAAACAATTCAAGAAAGATTAAAATAGGAAGATAAATCAATCGAGGTTAAAATAGAAGGAATTCTTATTAGTACAAGAACAACTGAACAACTAACAGAGGGAAAGATATAATCTACCACTCCAATATTCTACAAAATAATCAAATTTCCTGCCAAAATGAAAATAAAAAGAAAGAAGACAACAATACATTTGCTGTACTTCTTCTTTAACAATATCTATAACCATCACAAATAAAACGTCCGTGAAGCTTTCCTGTGAAACAAGATTATTCGAGGCGTCACTGTGCACCATACATGAAGAAATTCAAGAAATGTTTCTATGATCATCTCCTCCTTTCCTAAACGGAAAAAAGCGCAACAACCAACCATCCTCACAACATTCAGTTGCTAATTCAGTTCATCACATTCACACAATCTAATTCTCTATCAATCTTCGACAAATTTTGGGGCGTCACTGTGACCATAAGTTTTGAGGTACCAGGCACCACATAGTTGAATACCCTATAAAAACATCAATAAGAAAATGCGAGCGTGGTATTGTGAAGAATCGCGTTGAAATTGCTTCTGTATGGGTGCAAGTGATCGGAACAGTCCTTGCTGCTTTAGGAAATAGTGCTTGGAAAATACTTAGTGAAGATGAAGTTAAAAACTTGGATTTAGTAGGGAATATTTTACAAGCTTTCGGAAATGCCGTCCAGGCAGATCAACAAGAAACGGTCACATTTGAAAAGATTGGCACACAAATCCAAGCAATTGGAAATACCGTTGTGGCCAGTTCGTATATTTTATTGGAGGAGGATTTAGAAAGTAAATTAATCATTAAAGGGAATTGGCTTCAGGCATTCGGCGCACTTGTCGAAGCTGTCGATGAGGTGCTGGATAACTCAGGACCGGAACAAACATTAAATATCTTAGGTAATACCACACAGGCAGTCGGTAACTCCTTCCAAGCAATCGGCGGGAAGCATATCCTCTTTAACAATAAAGATAAAGGATTATTTTTAGTAATTAGTGGAAGCTGGATACAAGCAGTAGGAACGGTATTAAATGCAATTGGCCAAACCGATGAGGAATTAGCAGAAAATAACCATGTTAACCAAAATAAGAGTGTAGAAGATGCCTCTTCCTTTTATGAGCAAGAAAATCTCAAGCATGCTTGGGAAGAAAGGAATAAATATTATTAGCGAATTTCAAAGTTCAAGGTTAATAAACAAAAAAAGGAAAAGAAATCAATTAAATGATTCAGAGTGTAGAGAAAGTATTATTTTCTCTACACTTTTTTATTTTTATAGGATTATCAAAAATGGAATGGTAGGTTCTTTTATAGAAGTTTTTAAAAAAAAGACTCTCATGCCCCTATCCCATTCTGGATAGATGCATGGCAATCTTCTTTATGTTTTGACAGGTAGCTGTCATTAATACTTGTTCGGCAGCCTTCTGTTTTCCACGTAACCGGCAGTAGCGAAGCCCATGCAGTTCTTTTGAATCTGCGAAGCTTCGCTCTACTTTTTCTTTTCTAAATTTATAAAGGGCCTTCCCTGATTTAGAAAGACGATTTAACCGAATCTTTTCCTTGTTTTCTTCCCAAACATGACGAGTAACTACTTTTGTATGATTTTTAGAACGAGTACATTGGGAAAGCAATGGGCAATCTTTACATCGTTTGGGATTTGATTTATATTCTCGATATCCTTCGCGAGTTGTTGTGCGATAAGGCAGTATTTCTCCGTTTGGACAAGTGTAACAATCGGCTTCTTTATCGTAAGTGAATTTCCATTTGGGAAAGAGTCCTTTTACTGGACTATATCTTCTATGTGCGATTACTCCAAAAATATTTCGTTCTTCTATCCCTTTACAAATAGGGTTTGTTAAATAACCAGAATCTAAAGCAACAGCTTCCACTTGAAATTGGAAACGATCGATTTGACGATCAAGTCGGTCTAAATAAGGAACAGAATCATGGACATTCCCTGGGGTAACAAAGGCATCCGTAATGATGTTAAACTTCATATCCGTCGTACGGTGATCTAAATAACAGAACATCTCTTGTTTTATTATCACGGGACATAAAGCCACAATCAGGATCCGTTGTACTGACCCGAATTTCCTTTGTTTCCTCCACTGCCTCCTTTTTCTTTAGAGGCTTTTTTCCGTGGGCAGTCCGATCCTCCTCAATCGCTTTATCTAATTCTTCCACGTATTCACGTGTTTCCACTTTCACCGTTTCTCTGGTGAATTTATGTTTATTGGCATTCGCTTTCAAATGAGTAGAATCAGTAAATAAAACTCTCCCTCCAACCATTTTATGATTCATCGCTAAAAGAACAATCTCGTCGAAAATGTCCTGAAAGACAGTGGTATCTTTAAATCGATTACACCGATTCCAACTAATCGTAGAATGATGAGGAACAGGATCGGTAATTTTTAAACCAAGGAACCAACGATAAGCGAGATTTACTTGAATTTCCCGCTCTAATTGTCTTTCGGAACGGATGCCATATAAATAACCGATAAACATCATTTTAAATAAAATCAAGGGATCTAAAGATGGACGACCATTGTCTTCGGAGTAATAAGGACGGACTTTATCGAGGATAAAAGAAAAATCAATGTGTTTATCAATTTTTCGTAAGAGATGATTAGCTGGAACAAGCTCATCTAAAAGAACAAATTCTACTTCGTTTTGAGTATGAGAACGGGTATGTAACATCGAAATCACCAACCTATATTTGATAATTATATTATATCAAATTACCGCGGTGAATAGATAAAGTAAATATAAAAAATTAAAGGCTGTCGAGACTTTCTCGACAGCCTGGATTCCTTTCCCTTTGTCCTTCTGAGAAAGACAGAATGTACAATTTGTCTTTTTATGGTGCCTGGCACCATACCTATTACCTCTACTCCTCCAAATCCAAAGAAGTATCCTTCTTAAAAACTTTCAACAAAATCAAATAAACAATCCCGATTGCCAACCAAATAAATCCTAATTTCTTAGACAATGGGTCTAGGTTAATCCATACGTAGCCAATAACGGCAAATCCGATTAGTGGTAACACGAGATGTCTAACATAATCTTTACTTTTTTGTTTTTTAATAAAGTAAATGACAACCGATGCATGTAAGAATAAGAATGCTGATAACGCGCCAAAGTTAACAACGGAAGCTAAGGAGTTAATTTTGGATGAAAAGAATGCTGTTACGATTAAAGAGATTACTGCTACTACTAATGTACTTGCATATGGTGTTTTGAATTTCGGGTGAATTTTTGATAAAAACTTTGGTAGCTTACGGTCACGAGCCATACTGTAAAGAATTCGTGAAATGGCTGCTTGTGCAACGAGTGCGTCAGCTATTCCCCAAGCTAGGGCTGTAGCTAAGATTGTTGTCCATTTCAACCAAGTACCACCAGCTATTTCCGCAATTTGATAGAAGGCAACATCTGCATTTTCAAATGTCGTATAATCTGGCCAGATTAGTGCTGCTACCCATGTTTGAATAATAAATAATAAGCCAACTACAAGTAAGGAGAAGATAATTGCTCGACCAACTGCTTTGCTACCACCTTTGGACTCCTCCGCTAATGTTGAAATCGCGTCAAAGCCTAAGAAGCTTAATACCGCAATCGACACAGCTCCCATGACCACGCTCATGCTGAAGTTATCCGCATCATACAATGGTTTAAATGTGAATTCAGCTCCATTCACCCCTTGTACAATGGCAACAATACCTGTTACCACAAATACAGCTAAAACAATAAGCTCCAATACAACAATAATTTTGTTCGCTTTTGCTGTAAATTCAATACCTACTACGTTAACTACCGTGTTAATTCCGATGAAAATAACAAGCCATACTAAAAGCGGAATTTCTGGAACTATATCATGTAATGCCGCTGCACTAACTAAATATAAAAGCGCTGGTACAAAAATATAATCGAGTAAGATTAACCAGCCTGCAATAAAACCAACAGACTCATTGATCCCACGTTGTGCATAAGAATAAACAGAGCCTGCGATTGGAAATGCCTCAGACATTCTTGCATAGCTTAATGCTGTGAAAATCATCCCAACCATCCCTATTAAGTACGCTAAGGCAACCATCCCATTGGAGCCTTGAGCAACCGATCCATAAATACCAAATGGTGCGATTGGTACCATGAAAACTAAACCATATATCAGTAAATCCCAAAACGTTAAAGAGCGTTTAAGCTCTTGCTTATAGCCAGTGGAAGACACTTGGGCATTGTTTGAAGTTGATTTCTCTGGAACTGCCATCGTTTAATTCGCTCCTTCTTGGAAAAGTTCGATGTTGTATGCTTCCAAAATAGCTCTTGGAACGAAGAAGCGTGCTGTTTTCAATGGATCGACAATCTGACTAATTTGCGAATCTCCAGCTGCACTCATTAACATAGTGAATTCTTCGAGCGATAGGTCAGTATGTGGTCTTAATAGATGAATCATTTCTTTTACAGCCTGATTTGCGGCGTCATCCAATGATTTCATGGAAACTAAAGAAGCTACGCCCTCTTCATTTTCAAGAACAGGGAAGTTCAAGCTATGCCCTTTAATCACCTCAAGCGTTACCGTCACCTTTGCAGGAATTTCAATACCAGATACACCAATTTCCCCGTCTCCCATTGCAGCGTGTAAATCGCCTAATGCAAATAAGGCTCCCTCTTGAAAAACTGGAAAGTAAAGTGTCGCGCCAGTTGTGATTAGTTTTGTGTCCATGTTTCCACCGTGCGCTCCTGGTGTTCCGTTATTGACTGCTTCCTTTTCCGGAGCAACACCAATTACACCAATCATTGGATTTAATGGCAATGCTAGTTTGTCATTAAAAATCGCCTTGTTATCTTGAATTGGAATGATCTTCGCCGTGAAGTTTTTGATTTCATCCCCCATCACGCCAAGGCCAGGACCAACTACCATAACCCCTCTTTCTCCAAGCTCAATGTTATCAATCTTCACTTTCAGAATATCTCCTGGCTGCGCTCCTTCCACGAAGATTGGTCCAGTTGCCGGATTAATTTGATCCCAGTCAATTGCCTGAAATGTTGTGTCATTGGAAGTAATCTGATCTTGGAAACAATCATATGTATCAATGACCACTTGTGATCCTGACTGCAGTGTCATTGCCGGCTTGTTTGCTTTATCCATTGCATAAATATACGATTCTTTTGATAAATGGTTCGCCATGCTTATCCCCTCCTAGAAATGTTACTACCTATTCTAGCTTGTTTACCCGGAGAATGTTTGCAAAATTTTGAAGTCTTTTTGCACAAAACTGGCTTATTTTCAGATTATTTATATTTTTCCAAAATAAATAATACAAAACAGCAAATCAATGCTGCGATTGGAGCGACTAACCAAATCTCTTCCATCCATATAGTCAATCCAATGCTCACTAATGTCATAACTACCATAATCAGGGTAACATTCTTTGCCCGAAATGTTCGTCCGATTATAAAAGGACAACCTGCCGCTCCAAAAAAACCTAGGAAAAACGGAAGCCATGCAGACATACTCTCCGACAAGAAGATCGCTAATAGACCTAACACACTACAAGCAATAACCCCTATTAAGTATCCATGCCTTAGTAATCTGTACGCATAATGATTAGTTCTGTCCCTACTCTTTATCTTTAAAAAGACACTAATTAGTGAAAATAGGGATGTCCCGATTCCAATTGCTAATGCTCCTAGTACGATAAAAATGATGATATGAATGATGACTTGATTCATTTGCTCCACTGCTTGATTTTGGACAAACAGAAAGAAGCTAAAGGAAAAAATCGAAAGCATAAATGCGAACCAAATAAAAGTAGAAAGACGTAATACGGTGACTCGGTGATTGGACTTCACGGCACTTGCTGTTTGCCAAAAAGTTAGGTTTGTGCAAGCTTGTCCAAATACAACCAAAACAAACGTCATACTGGCAAAAATCACATCAGCAATGTTGCCACTAAACATCTCTCCCTGATATTTAGTGTATATAGTCTGAACCCCTTCCCCTAAATATAAAAATAATGTAACAATAACTCCGACAAGGAAGATTGCATAAAAGATGGTTGAGCCTATCTTCCTAACACCATAGCTTCCACCTAAGCCAAAAAATACGAAGCAAAAGCTGATAAAAATGGCAATTCCTCCAACGGATAATACATCCAATAAAAAATAAGCAAGAATCGTAAATTGCACAAATAGACTTGCCATGCTGGAAAAAGCAAAGAACCACAGATGGGAATTACCTTTCGCGTCTGTAACCTGCTTCACTTTTTCTTTGGTCATGATGTTGTTCAATAATAGGTACAAACCATATGTACAGATGATCAGGATGGGAAATGTCGTTAACTGAAAAGCTTGCATGGACAATATAGGGACAGCAACGGTCACGCCTGAGATAAATTGTAGCGAGATTCCATACGTCCCTGCACTTAACCCAAGTTCACGACTTGTTACCATGTATTCATGGATACTGCGATGTGCACCAATTTTTTCAATAAAAAGGATAAGGACAAAAAAACCGATAAATAAGAGAATATACCAATCAATCATGGAGCTTCTCCTTTAATTGACTAGGGGTGATTCCTTCCACTTTCTTAAAGGAATTACTAAAGTGATGCTGGCTGGAAAATCCAACTCTTTGGGCTACTTCAAATAAGGACCAATGTGGGTTTTCCTGCATCAATTGTTTTGCTTTTTTTATGCGAAATCTTGTTATATACCCTGTAAACTTTTCCCCCGTTTCTTCCGCGAATTTTTTACTAAGGTATGTTGGAGAAACATATACTTGACTCGCTACATCTGCAAGCTGTAGTTTTTCTTGATAATGTTCGCGAATAATCTGAAGCACGCTATTAACGAGCGTCGACTTGGTATCAATCCATGCGTGTTTATCCATAAAGTCAGCAAGCATATCGTAGAATTCTTTCTCAATAACTGGTTTCACTAAGTAATCCATCACATGTAGCTTAATTGCTTGTTTAGCATATTGAAAGTCCTGATGTGCGGTAATAAGGACCACTTCTATTTGATTATTATTAGATTGCAAAAATTCACAAAACTTCAAACCTGATTCACCTGGTAATTGAATATCCACTAATGCAAGGGAGAAGTTTGTCTCTCTTAGCAGGAGCTTTGCTTCACTCGCATCTTCTGACGTATAGATATTCCAATCTGGAAATTTCTTTGCTACTAGAAAGGAGAGTTGTTCCAGTTCCAATGGTTCATCATCTACTATTAATATATTCATCTTTCACCCTCCGGCGTATATGGCCAAATGACTGTTGCCTCTGTTGCGTTATCTTTACGTTTTAATGAAACATCTGTGTACATTTCAAATAATAATTCCAACCGTTTTTTAATATTTTCCAACCCTGTTCCATGCCCACTTTTTTGCTCAATCGCTCTATCCCCATTATCAGAAACTGTTAATCTCACCCAATCACCATGTCGCTTTAAGGCAATCATCAAATGCTTTTCGCCACGTTTTTTCTCCAAGCCATGCTTAAAGGCATTCTCAACAAGCGTTTGTAACGTATAAGACGGCAGCTGGGTTTGATAGGCTCGTTCATCTAGCTCATACGTGATCGTAAGCTTTTTTCCAAAACGAAGCTGCTGAATCGATAAGTAATTGTTTGTATGGAATAATTCCCTTTCAAATAAGACAAGCGCTGTCTGATTTGCATGCTGATACTTTAGAAATAAAGAAAATTGCTCCATAGCTGTTATGAGATCATCA
Proteins encoded:
- a CDS encoding DUF6944 family repetitive protein, which codes for MKNRVEIASVWVQVIGTVLAALGNSAWKILSEDEVKNLDLVGNILQAFGNAVQADQQETVTFEKIGTQIQAIGNTVVASSYILLEEDLESKLIIKGNWLQAFGALVEAVDEVLDNSGPEQTLNILGNTTQAVGNSFQAIGGKHILFNNKDKGLFLVISGSWIQAVGTVLNAIGQTDEELAENNHVNQNKSVEDASSFYEQENLKHAWEERNKYY
- a CDS encoding IS1182 family transposase (programmed frameshift), whose product is MLHTRSHTQNEVEFVLLDELVPANHLLRKIDKHIDFSFILDKVRPYYSEDNGRPSLDPLILFKMMFIGYLYGIRSERQLEREIQVNLAYRWFLGLKITDPVPHHSTISWNRCNRFKDTTVFQDIFDEIVLLAMNHKMVGGRVLFTDSTHLKANANKHKFTRETVKVETREYVEELDKAIEEDRTAHGKKPLKKKEAVEETKEIRVSTTDPDCGFMSRDNKQEMFCYLDHRTTDMKFNIITDAFVTPGNVHDSVPYLDRLDRQIDRFQFQVEAVALDSGYLTNPICKGIEERNIFGVIAHRRYSPVKGLFPKWKFTYDKEADCYTCPNGEILPYRTTTREGYREYKSNPKRCKDCPLLSQCTRSKNHTKVVTRHVWEENKEKIRLNRLSKSGKALYKFRKEKVERSFADSKELHGLRYCRLRGKQKAAEQVLMTATCQNIKKIAMHLSRMG
- a CDS encoding APC family permease, whose amino-acid sequence is MAVPEKSTSNNAQVSSTGYKQELKRSLTFWDLLIYGLVFMVPIAPFGIYGSVAQGSNGMVALAYLIGMVGMIFTALSYARMSEAFPIAGSVYSYAQRGINESVGFIAGWLILLDYIFVPALLYLVSAAALHDIVPEIPLLVWLVIFIGINTVVNVVGIEFTAKANKIIVVLELIVLAVFVVTGIVAIVQGVNGAEFTFKPLYDADNFSMSVVMGAVSIAVLSFLGFDAISTLAEESKGGSKAVGRAIIFSLLVVGLLFIIQTWVAALIWPDYTTFENADVAFYQIAEIAGGTWLKWTTILATALAWGIADALVAQAAISRILYSMARDRKLPKFLSKIHPKFKTPYASTLVVAVISLIVTAFFSSKINSLASVVNFGALSAFLFLHASVVIYFIKKQKSKDYVRHLVLPLIGFAVIGYVWINLDPLSKKLGFIWLAIGIVYLILLKVFKKDTSLDLEE
- a CDS encoding acetamidase/formamidase family protein — encoded protein: MANHLSKESYIYAMDKANKPAMTLQSGSQVVIDTYDCFQDQITSNDTTFQAIDWDQINPATGPIFVEGAQPGDILKVKIDNIELGERGVMVVGPGLGVMGDEIKNFTAKIIPIQDNKAIFNDKLALPLNPMIGVIGVAPEKEAVNNGTPGAHGGNMDTKLITTGATLYFPVFQEGALFALGDLHAAMGDGEIGVSGIEIPAKVTVTLEVIKGHSLNFPVLENEEGVASLVSMKSLDDAANQAVKEMIHLLRPHTDLSLEEFTMLMSAAGDSQISQIVDPLKTARFFVPRAILEAYNIELFQEGAN
- a CDS encoding response regulator transcription factor, whose protein sequence is MNILIVDDEPLELEQLSFLVAKKFPDWNIYTSEDASEAKLLLRETNFSLALVDIQLPGESGLKFCEFLQSNNNQIEVVLITAHQDFQYAKQAIKLHVMDYLVKPVIEKEFYDMLADFMDKHAWIDTKSTLVNSVLQIIREHYQEKLQLADVASQVYVSPTYLSKKFAEETGEKFTGYITRFRIKKAKQLMQENPHWSLFEVAQRVGFSSQHHFSNSFKKVEGITPSQLKEKLHD
- a CDS encoding sensor histidine kinase codes for the protein MVIFFGILIVSLLIPIIALVLLSIMKLLNQEFDYLHMENKQIQLEKQLQQMEYEQLSQKIRPHFLFNSLNAMMSLARLKRNDDLITAMEQFSLFLKYQHANQTALVLFERELFHTNNYLSIQQLRFGKKLTITYELDERAYQTQLPSYTLQTLVENAFKHGLEKKRGEKHLMIALKRHGDWVRLTVSDNGDRAIEQKSGHGTGLENIKKRLELLFEMYTDVSLKRKDNATEATVIWPYTPEGER